The DNA segment GACGTGTATCCCGGCTGGCCCGATCTGGCCACCGCCTTTGACCGCGCCCCCACTGAAGTGGCCGGCGAACTGGCGGCGGCGCTGGCCGAGGACACCGACAGCACCCTGCGCGAGCAGGACCGCTGGAGACACCGGCTGGCGCAGGCCCAGGAGGACGCCCTGCGCCGCGCCGAGGCGATTACCGGGACGTCCACCCAGGAAGTGATTATCCCTGGCCCCGGATCTGCCCCAGCGGTGCCGCCCACGCTGGACTTCGACTTCGTGAACGCCAAGTTCTCGGAGGGCGAGGACTTTGTGGGTGGGCAGGCGTCGGGCGAGCAGATGACGGCCCCGCACGCCATGACCATCACGGCCACGCCAGCCCCGGCAGGCTGGGGAGCGCCGCCCGCCGCCACGCCGCACGCGCCCAACCGTCCCGAAACGGCTGAAACGGGCGGTGTCGATCCCTTTTCCGACTGGGACGACGACGATCTGCCATTTGGGCCTGCACCTAGTAAGACGGACCAGACGCTAGACGCCGTGCCCAGCGGTAAAGGCGAGCCGCTCCTGGGCAAGGGCGGCGTGCGTGCGGGTGCGCCTAGATCGGGCACGCCGCCGTGGGAGAAAGACGCTGGCCCACCCCGGCAGGAAAAGCGGCCCACCAACCCTGTGGGCGCAATCGCGCTGGCCCTGCCCGACAGCAAACTGCTTGATCCCATTCCGGCGGCGGCCCACAACACGGCGGCGCTGGAGGTCTCGGCGCGGCAGCGGGCCGGACTGATTGACGAGACGCTGCGGCACTTCGGTTTGCAGGCCAAGGTGGTGGACTACGCGCGCGGCCCCACCGTCACGCGCTACGAGATCGAACCCGCCCCCGGCGAGAAGATCAGCCGGATTGCCAGCCTGAGCAACGATCTGGCCCGCGCGCTGGCGGTGGGCGGCGTGCGCGTGGAGGCCCCGGTCCCCGGCAAGAGCGTGATCGGTCTGGAAGTCCCCAACGCCGAGCGCGAACCGGTGACCTTTCATCAGGCCGCCTCGTCCCCCGGTTTCCGCAACACCCGCGCCAGATTGCCGATCATTCTGGGCAAGAGCATCGACGGCGAACTGATGGTGGGCGACCTCGCCAAGATGCCACACCTACTGGTGGCGGGGAGCACCGGCTCGGGCAAATCGGTCTGTGTCAACACGCTGATCACCTCGCTGCTGTACAAGTACCTGCCCACTGATCTGCGCTTTCTGATGATCGATCCCAAGATGGTGGAACTCACGCCCTACGACGGCATTCCCCATCTGGTCCGCAGCGTTGTGACCAATCCGGTGGACGCGGCGGGGGTGCTGCTGGGCGCGGTGGCCCACATGGAGCGCCGTTACAAGATGATGAGCGCGGTGGGTGCGAAGAATCTGGAACAGTACAACGCCAAGATGCGCCAGACCGGCGAGACCGAGCTGCCGCATCTGGTCATCATCATCGACGAGCTGGCGGACCTGATGATCACCAGCCCCAAGGAAGTGGAGAGCGCGATCATGCGGCTGGCGCAGATGGCCCGCGCCACCGGCATGCACCTGATCCTAGCGACGCAGCGGCCCAGCGTGGACATTCTGACCAGCCTGATTAAAGTGAACGTTCCGGCGCGCATCGCCTTTGCGGTCAGCAGCAGCCACGACTCGCGCACCATTCTGGACAGCATGGGCGCAGAACGCCTGACGGGAATGGGCGACATGCTGTTCTATCAGCCGGGTCAGGTCAAACCCGTGCGCCTCCAGGGGCCGTATATCTCCGAGGCCGAGTCCGCTCGCATCAGCGACGAGCTGCGCCGGATGGTCTTCGAGGACGATTTCGTGGAAGCCTACGGCGCAGACTTCGATAGCGAGATCATGTCCAGCGGCCCCGGCGACAGGAGCGGCATGGATTTCAGTGATCCGCTACTGCGTCAGGCCGCCCAGATCTGCATTGAGGAAGGCCAGGGCAGCGTCTCCAAGTTGCAGCGCCGCCTGAGTGTGGGCCACGCCCGCGCCGGGAAGCTGATGGACCTGCTGGAGGCGATGGGCATCGTCAGCAAGCACCAGGGCAGCAAACCCCGCGACATCCTGGTGACGGAAGCCGATCTGCCCGAATACTTTGGTTGAATACTTTGGTTGAATACGTTGGCTGAGGGATCTGGCTGAAGGGAAAGGCGGGCTGAGGGCAGGTGCTCAGGCTCCCGGGTCCGTTTCAGGAGGCCAGCAGCCTTGTACCCGGCTCAAATCTGTAGGCCAGGGCACACGCTCTCGCGTAACATGTTTAGACCTTGCGGTCCACCCTCTTTCCCTTGGACAGTTCCCCTGTCCAGCCCCCACAACCCCATAACCCACATTCCAGACGCGCACATTCTAAATATACACACCCCAGAGGCTGTCCATTTCTATGACCCAGACCACAGCTTTTTTTCATACCTTTGACCCCGCCGACGTGACGGTGCATCTGCGCCCGGCCACGCCCCGGTTGGTGGGCGTGGCCGAGAAGGAGGCACTGCTGCGTCAGGGGGTGTCCTACGGCACACTGCTCACGCCCGAAACGCGCCCCAGCGCCGTGCAGATGGCCGCCTACCACGCGGCCCTGACCCGCAACGGCCCCCGCGTGGCGGAGTTGATCGCCAGTCTGACCGGGCATCTGCTCCAGACCGTGCCGCAGCCGGTACTGGTGTCGCTGGCCCGTGCAGGAACGCCCGTCGGCTGTGCCATGACCCGCTTTTCGCGGCGGCGGGGGCAAAAGCTGTCCCATCACACCCTCAGCATCATTCGGGGGGGCGGCATTGACCGGGAGGCGCTGCGGCGCGTGCAGCATGCGCATCCGGGGGGCACACTGGTCTTCGTGGACGGCTGGACGGGCAAGGGCAGCATCTGGGGAACGCTGGTGGACAGCCTGCCCGGGGACGTGCCGCCGCTGCTGGCCGTGCTGAGTGATCCAGCGGGCGTGGCAAGTTTCGCCGGCACCCACGACGATCTGCTTCTGCCCCACGCGGCGCTGAACGCCACCATCAGCGGGCTACTGAGCCGGACATTTGTGGACGCCGAGGCAAACGGCGGGGGCCTACACGGCGTCCGCACCGAGGATCATCTGCGCCCCGACGATGTGACGGGCGAGTATCTGGCGGCACTGGACGCAT comes from the Deinococcus sp. AJ005 genome and includes:
- a CDS encoding cysteine protease StiP domain-containing protein; the protein is MTQTTAFFHTFDPADVTVHLRPATPRLVGVAEKEALLRQGVSYGTLLTPETRPSAVQMAAYHAALTRNGPRVAELIASLTGHLLQTVPQPVLVSLARAGTPVGCAMTRFSRRRGQKLSHHTLSIIRGGGIDREALRRVQHAHPGGTLVFVDGWTGKGSIWGTLVDSLPGDVPPLLAVLSDPAGVASFAGTHDDLLLPHAALNATISGLLSRTFVDAEANGGGLHGVRTEDHLRPDDVTGEYLAALDAFDTGIDLPMNPGLRPTRPYDAVLALAAGLGVQDPHLVKPGVGEATRVFLRRQPAGLLLRDAGHPDTRHLSELARAADIPVTVHPELPYLAAALISPRAGEDV
- a CDS encoding DNA translocase FtsK is translated as MSKARAKNSPPVSRFDGEALGLVLFAVGIFLAVTLLLPGEDGLGAGGAVTPGTGGAAGFMGGARSLLLDGLGWGAYLLPIIPVAYGALVFLGRDLRNLSRRVLGGIVVVASLLALHEVVQPGAAGQGAVVVMRPLVATLSYAALLLPLITLTLGLELMLRLTPLSMLKSVFRRLSMLLGGASAGVQGAIEARQDGIESARARGGVRAGLMAHGRELDTLRRLYPDANEIKTQQTELKTAQREIRGQDEAGLKGLERDLKHWQESTRIFVGNGARDLRELVAREAPDAGADAEARAAEIRQGRHELSVALPSTQACDALERLRRAMVSEIQRLSGRAGKLERERVAAEKALAKADSAALAREWPAHRERQVAWQEVSRDFTAWRARADVYPGWPDLATAFDRAPTEVAGELAAALAEDTDSTLREQDRWRHRLAQAQEDALRRAEAITGTSTQEVIIPGPGSAPAVPPTLDFDFVNAKFSEGEDFVGGQASGEQMTAPHAMTITATPAPAGWGAPPAATPHAPNRPETAETGGVDPFSDWDDDDLPFGPAPSKTDQTLDAVPSGKGEPLLGKGGVRAGAPRSGTPPWEKDAGPPRQEKRPTNPVGAIALALPDSKLLDPIPAAAHNTAALEVSARQRAGLIDETLRHFGLQAKVVDYARGPTVTRYEIEPAPGEKISRIASLSNDLARALAVGGVRVEAPVPGKSVIGLEVPNAEREPVTFHQAASSPGFRNTRARLPIILGKSIDGELMVGDLAKMPHLLVAGSTGSGKSVCVNTLITSLLYKYLPTDLRFLMIDPKMVELTPYDGIPHLVRSVVTNPVDAAGVLLGAVAHMERRYKMMSAVGAKNLEQYNAKMRQTGETELPHLVIIIDELADLMITSPKEVESAIMRLAQMARATGMHLILATQRPSVDILTSLIKVNVPARIAFAVSSSHDSRTILDSMGAERLTGMGDMLFYQPGQVKPVRLQGPYISEAESARISDELRRMVFEDDFVEAYGADFDSEIMSSGPGDRSGMDFSDPLLRQAAQICIEEGQGSVSKLQRRLSVGHARAGKLMDLLEAMGIVSKHQGSKPRDILVTEADLPEYFG